The Pochonia chlamydosporia 170 chromosome 1, whole genome shotgun sequence genome window below encodes:
- a CDS encoding mitochondrial phosphate carrier protein (similar to Aspergillus terreus NIH2624 XP_001210923.1) has translation MATDAKSTGSTKVDAIVQNVKAAEPAQLSGLALYSRFALAGAVCCSVTHGGLTPVDVVKTRIQLDPKTYNRGMIGGFRQVIQNEGAGALLTGVGPTFAGYFLQGAFKFGGYEFFKQQWINTLGLETASQNRTAVYLASSAAAEFFADIALCPLEATRIRLVSEPTYANGLIGGFTKMLKNEGVGAFYAGFGPILFKQIPYTMAKFVVYEKAAETIFRTYPKESLSDGMQTVANLAAGLTAGFAAALVSQPADTMLSKINKTKGLPGEGTTSRLIKIAKELGFRGSYSGIGARLFMVGTLTAGQFAIYGDLKKAMGATGGVEIAK, from the exons ATGGCCACCGACGCGAAATCCACTGGCTCGACCAAGGTCGATGCCAttgtccagaatgtcaaggctgctgagCCTGCTCAgctgtctggcctggctcTGTACTCCCGTTTCGCTCTTGCTGGTGCCGTCTGCTGCTCTGTCACTCACGGTGGTTTGACTCCCGTCGATGT CGTCAAGACCCGTATCCAGCTCGACCCCAAGACCTACAACCGTGGCATGATTGGCGGTTTCCGCCAGGTCATCCAGAACGAGGGTGCTGGCGCTCTCTTGACCGGTGTTGGTCCTACCTTTGCCGGTTACTTCCTCCAGGGCGCCTTCAAGTTCGGAGGTTACGAATTCTTCAAGCAGCAGTGGATCAACACTCTCGGCCTCGAGACTGCTTCCCAGAACCGCACTGCTGTCTACCTCGCCTcttctgccgccgccgaatTCTTCGCTGATATCGCCCTCTGCCCTCTTGAGGCTACCCGTATCCGTCTCGTCTCTGAGCCCACCTACGCCAATGGCCTGATTGGCGGTTTCACCAAGATGCTCAAGAACGAGGGTGTTGGTGCTTTCTATGCTGGTTTCGGTCCTATCTTGTTCAAGCA GATCCCTtacaccatggccaagttcGTTGTCTACGAGAAGGCTGCCGAAACCATCTTCCGCACTTACCCCAAGGAGAGCCTCTCTGATGGCATGCAAACCGTTGCCAACCTTGCTGCCGGTTTGACCGCCGGTTTCGCTGCCGCCCTTGTCTCCCAGCCCGCCGATACCATGCTTTCCAAGatcaacaagaccaagggTCTTCCCGGTGAGGGCACCACTTCTCGTCTCATCAAGATTGCTAAGGAGCTTGGTTTCCGCGGTTCTTACTCTGGTATCGGCGCTCGTCTGTTCATGGTTGGTACTTTGACTGCCGGACAGTTCGCCATCTACGGCGATTTGAAGAAGGCTATGGGAGCTACAGGCGGTGTAGAAATCGCTAAATAG